The Oryctolagus cuniculus chromosome 5, mOryCun1.1, whole genome shotgun sequence genome includes a region encoding these proteins:
- the LOC100343656 gene encoding LOW QUALITY PROTEIN: butyrophilin subfamily 3 member A2 (The sequence of the model RefSeq protein was modified relative to this genomic sequence to represent the inferred CDS: substituted 1 base at 1 genomic stop codon), which yields MARLDFTISHTSGSSSSPFDGPDLTRRVYSVSTDKFQVIGPSDPIVAEVGGDAILPYSLVPAMNVEDMELRWFRTKFSEVVFVYQNRQKQHKEQMPQXAGQTSLMRDLLTQGQVAVHIQKIQGSDRYTCLFQKGDYYEEATLELQVAGLGSAPQVHIEGPEKDGVRVVCKASGWFPKPQVQWTDLSGKKFLEFSEAHAQDAAGLFSVEAALVVRDSSAGSVSCSVLNPILGQEKAMAVSIPEPFFPQASPWKAAFAGILTVLGLLLFGAGYFTRREHSAKLQERQKQEKLRRAKEEDQRAEEEALKARDELQAELGKLCSPPELPLSLCGGRSGSQLTCSLCAAFQVGGRQLTWLVSDSPDVPWSMSHLCPAVPSLSLSRHRHVDPSSVL from the exons TCTATTCTGTGTCCACAGACAAGTTCCAGGTGATCGGCCCCTCAGATCCCATTGTGGCAGAGGTGGGTGGTGATGCCATCCTGCCCTACTCCCTGGTCCCAGCCATGAATGTAGAGGACATGGAGCTGCGGTGGTTCCGAACCAAGTTCTCAGAGGTGGTGTTCGTGTATCAGAACCGCCAGAAGCAGCATAAGGAGCAGATGCCCCAGTAGGCAGGTCAGACGTCACTGATGAGGGACCTCCTCACCCAGGGGCAGGTTGCCGTGCACATCCAGAAGATTCAGGGTTCAGACAGGTATACCTGCCTCTTCCAGAAGGGAGACTACTATGAAGAGGCCACTttagaactgcaggtggcag gcctgggctctgcccctcaAGTGCATATTGAAGGGCCGGAGAAGGACGGGGTCCGCGTGGTGTGCAAGGCCTCAGGCTGGTTCCCGAAGCCCCAGGTGCAGTGGACAGACCTCagcgggaagaagttcctggagttCTCTGAGGCCCATGCCCAGGACGCAGCAGGGCTGTTCAGCGTGGAGGCGGCTCTGGTGGTGAGAGACAGCTCTGCAGGGAGTGTGAGCTGCTCTGTCCTCAATCCCATCCTGGGCCAGGAGAAGGCGATGGCCGTGTCCATCCCAG AGCCCTTCTTCCCGCAGGcctctccctggaaggcagcttttGCTGGGATCCTGacggtgctggggctcctgctcttTGGGGCTGGCTACTTCACCAGGAGAGAGCACTCTGCAAAGCtgcaggagaggcagaaacaggagAAGCTGCGCCGGGCTAAGGAGGAGGACCAGCGGGCAGAGGAGGAGGCACTGAAGGCCAGAG atgagCTCCAGGCAGAACTCGGtaagctctgctcccctcctgaaCTCCCCCTGTCCCTTTGTGGAGGACGCTCTGGGTCTCAGCTCACCTGTTCCCTGTGTGCTGCTTTTCAGGTCGGAGGAAGACAGCTTACCTGGCTGGTGAGTGACTCTCCAGATGTCCCGTGGTCTATGTCCCACCTATGCCCAGCTGTCCCCTCCTTGTCTCTGTCCAGGCACAGACATGTGGACCCTTCG TCTGTGCTCTAA